In Lentisphaera araneosa HTCC2155, a single genomic region encodes these proteins:
- a CDS encoding sulfatase-like hydrolase/transferase, whose translation MNHRTLLINLILAINFSIYPQSPTKLPASTNILIILTDNQAYNELSFKGHPIVQTPHIDKLSKEGIDFTNFHAPAYCSPSRAALLTGRHPLRYGIHNTIGGVSILHKREKTLANFFKDAGYKTAIFGKWHLGMSYPYAPRFRGFEESFIHGGGGIGQLEDAHGNTHIDAHYWHNGKLVPSKGYSSDILFDKAIDFIEKNKDKPFFCFVSTPATHAPYQEHPEAAKRIRARGITTGNIALYSMIENIDDCVGKILKKLDDLKLKDNTIVIIATDQGSLKRFRDTQPKDLHSRVFYMMRYPKAIKPSTVNNDLTGMTDVLPTLLDLCDIEVPNNLDGRSLRPLLSGSKNWQDERIIILQCPRNRKRTKWKNAKLITPNYYLDASKRLYDRSKQLADVTQQIPEIHQQILKTYEDFWKSLESENQLICRHEIGLNPTRLCAMDWYKGSSPWNRNSQKHKKGRGTWAIEVTQDGRYRFELSHYSLEAKKAIEATSVEINIGDSKASTKLLSNDYSAIVELDLKAGTYDMNTLFHDQSGTKWGCLFAYITLIK comes from the coding sequence ATGAACCATAGAACATTGCTCATAAACCTGATATTGGCGATCAATTTTTCCATCTATCCTCAATCCCCCACAAAACTACCTGCTTCTACTAATATCTTAATTATTCTTACTGATAACCAGGCCTACAATGAATTGAGTTTTAAGGGCCACCCAATAGTCCAAACCCCACATATAGATAAGTTGAGTAAGGAAGGTATCGATTTCACCAATTTTCATGCCCCTGCCTACTGCTCTCCTAGTCGAGCCGCGTTACTAACGGGTCGCCATCCACTGCGCTATGGTATTCACAACACCATTGGAGGAGTCTCCATCTTACATAAGCGAGAAAAGACTCTTGCTAATTTTTTCAAAGATGCCGGCTACAAAACTGCGATTTTTGGAAAATGGCATTTAGGTATGTCTTATCCATATGCTCCACGATTCCGAGGCTTTGAGGAGTCCTTTATCCATGGCGGAGGTGGTATCGGCCAGCTTGAAGATGCACATGGCAATACACATATCGATGCCCACTATTGGCACAATGGCAAACTCGTTCCAAGCAAAGGCTATTCATCAGACATCCTCTTTGATAAGGCTATTGATTTCATCGAAAAAAACAAAGATAAACCATTCTTTTGTTTTGTGTCAACACCTGCTACTCATGCTCCTTACCAAGAACATCCCGAGGCTGCCAAACGCATAAGAGCTAGGGGAATAACTACAGGTAACATAGCTCTTTATTCCATGATAGAAAATATCGATGATTGTGTCGGGAAAATATTAAAAAAGCTCGATGACCTAAAGTTAAAAGATAACACAATTGTGATTATTGCTACTGACCAAGGCTCCTTAAAGCGCTTTAGAGACACCCAGCCAAAAGATCTACATTCTCGAGTGTTTTATATGATGCGCTATCCGAAGGCCATCAAACCATCCACAGTCAACAATGATTTGACGGGAATGACTGATGTCCTGCCTACTCTACTCGACTTATGCGACATTGAAGTTCCAAATAACTTGGACGGTCGTAGTTTACGCCCCCTACTCTCAGGCTCCAAAAATTGGCAAGATGAACGTATCATCATTTTACAATGCCCAAGAAATCGTAAACGTACAAAATGGAAAAACGCCAAACTAATCACTCCTAATTATTATCTTGATGCATCCAAGCGATTATATGACCGAAGCAAGCAATTGGCAGATGTCACTCAGCAAATACCTGAGATACACCAACAAATCCTCAAAACATATGAGGATTTTTGGAAAAGCCTAGAATCAGAGAATCAATTAATTTGTCGCCATGAAATTGGTCTCAATCCAACACGCCTCTGCGCCATGGATTGGTATAAGGGGAGCTCACCATGGAATCGTAATAGTCAAAAACACAAGAAAGGCAGAGGTACTTGGGCTATTGAGGTCACCCAAGATGGACGCTACCGCTTTGAATTAAGTCACTACTCCCTCGAGGCAAAGAAAGCTATCGAAGCCACTAGTGTCGAAATAAATATTGGAGACAGCAAGGCTAGTACTAAACTTCTGAGTAATGATTATTCCGCTATCGTGGAACTAGATTTAAAAGCTGGAACTTATGATATGAATACACTATTCCATGATCAGAGTGGGACTAAATGGGGTTGTTTATTTGCCTACATTACTTTGATTAAATAA